The genome window tcaacatttaCTGTAGCTCCGATTCTcccttttttaaatcatttccgtgttgttttgttgtgcttcccatgtacagtaaatgctgAGTATTTTAAAGTGTGAATTGATACAAAGCAGTATTGTTGAAATGcttgtgcagctctgtccttaGTTTGTGATTAATaatcctctcactctctcccctgCATCCATTCAATCCAAGATCTTTTTACTCTGCTAAAGAATAAATCCCAGGCCCTTGCTCACTTCCCAAGGACCACCTCTCTCGTCTCATCTCAACACCTCTGCAGCCACGCTGCGATAATTCAGTGACCCTCTCATTATCAAAAGCAGAAATGGCCTCATAATGGATGCCAGGATCATCTCTGGCTTCACTCTAAGGGCACAGGGGCATTGTCGGTCCATGGACAGTACTATTTCAGTTCCCACGAGGTAATATTAGAGCACACTTTTCATCAACCTACAACCCCTGTGTGATATAACACAAGGCTATTTTCAGCCAGCTGCAGTCAGGATAGGATAAGGAAGAGAGGGCAGGAACGGCTGGTTTGCTGATTCTTGCACCTCATAATTGCTCTTTTGGGAACAGAAGAAAGATATTGTGCCCAAAGCCCACAAGAGAATTTTTTTCTAAAGATTTTAAATGTCCCAAAGTGATTCATTTAAGACAAAGAGGAGAATACCGATGCTTAAAAAGGGGGAATAGGGTAATTGACTATTTTAGCCTACAACTTTCTTCAGCTTTTCAAGATTATGTTGATGCTTATATAGGATGTCATTTTACTTGTGGTGCACATTTTCCTCAATTTACCTGATATTACAACAGATCACttggaggaaaaagagaaaatgtctcCTGACGATTCCCTCTGACATATTTCTTTCAGAGTCCTCAGGCAATGCAGTACTTAACATTAAACTACTTTCAAACACTAACATGATTAAACATTTCACTTTAACATACTACtctgaaatattttctcctttttttttatcctaaCATGAAGAAAAGTGCTGGTTTATTCTGATCTATAAACTATATAATTACACTGTGCATATTTTTCACATGAGCAGAGATATCAACATTTATAATAGAGGGATTCTTGCAATATAATATCAGTTTTCATCCCTCTTGGCAGTCTACTCTAATTACTCTCAGGCTTCCATAAACCATTTTGCTAAAACCAAAGCTCATCTGTCTGTGGGTTTattgggggtggagggggttgGGGTGAAGGTAAGTGGAGTGCCGGGGGATTACAGTTTGCCTTTGGTGGATCACATCCACTACTGCAGCGATGCATATCCTATCAGCCGCTAAGCCTGCGAGTGTGCAGTGAGTCAATTCCAGGGAGCAAAACCCAATACTGTGATGCGAGAAGGAGGGAGTGTGACCCTGCAGTGACACAATGGTCACGCAGTAAGCCGGCTTCCAGTGGTAGCCTGTCAAATGTCTTGCCTTAAGGGAGACAAGCCTGTGACCGAGGGTGAGGTCCTGTGTAAGCCTGACATCTCACGTGACTGATGAGCCTCTGACTGTGCAGGCCAGATACTAAAACTATTTACCCACAGGtgtaaaaccacaaagaaagaaagatttgcTGACAAAAGGCAATCACAGTAAATGATGCTAACCCACCAGCAGTACATGGTCAGTTGAGCAATCCAATATACTCTGCTGAGAAAATGCATTACAAGCACAAGCAGTGGAGAAAGCAGACAAATGGACCTGGACTCtgtttaataatttattaaatacaGCATATTACACTCATGTTGATAATGTGCATATACTAGTACTTATACTAcagagacatgtttttttttttaatttaaaatcttaTTGCTGCACATGTTAAACagaatgtttctttctttttcttctttttatgcGGTGTACAAAATGTAATGCAGCATCCTATGAGGAAACACAAACGTGTCCTTTGTGCTACAGATCGTGTGGTGTTAGTCGTAAGGTTCAGGACATGATGACGTTGATGAGATACATGCTACTCAATGGACACTTGGCAGAACAAACAGACACCAAAAAATTCCACAGGAACAGGAAGTCAAAAATCCCTCATGCAGTGCATTACTGAAAGCCTGGCCGTCGGTCAGATCTGCTCGTTTCATCGTTGCCAACTCATACGCGGTAGCCAGCCCCTTGATCATTGTTGGCGAAacgaaacaaaaaaaaggcgACGACCAGGTTCCATTAACGATACTATGCATCTCGTAAAGCAACACCCGCCACTTCAAACCACCAATATGTACACTCTCTTGTCTTCCCATGTGCATTACTTCATTCACATCACTGTATCTAGCACCCTCTTACTCACATACACAACTAACCACCAACATTTTCACAAAGAACATCTCTTGGAATTCATATAATGCTCTGCTCAGCCTTTTTGGAATATACTTTTAATATatcaaatgaaatgaagtgCATTGCATTAAGGAATTAGAGGCATGGTAGTGTCAACTAAAATAGTGCAATTTCACATTCCTtgtcattaattaattattctCGGTATTATACATTTGTAGAACTATTTGGTGTAGAAGGTAGaatgtgtgaaaaaacaaaagtgcatGCAGaagactgaaagaaaagaaactagTGTATGTCAACTGGTAAATAACATCTATGTTTAAAGGAACTGTTTCGACATTTCGGGAAATACACTTACAGTTAGATAAGAAAATCAACACCACTGTCATGTCTGTGGTGCTAAAtctgaagctacagccaggagacagGTAGCTTAATTTAGCATTAAGACCGGAAGATATGGGAATCTACTAGCCtgtgtccaaaggtaacaaaaattTGCACCAAATTAACCCAATTTATCTCCATTATTTACTTGTACAAAAACTGAGCCGCAAAAACAGCAAGTTGTAGTTTTATATTCCTGGCTGTTGCTTCAAGTTTCACAGACAAATATGAGAGTgttatcgatcttctcatctaactctcagcaagagagTGCAAAAAATGCTTTCCCAatgactgagaaaaaaatacaaactaaagGATAatgactgacaaaacaaaaatccacaGGAAAGATgggtaaataaagaaaatcccTGAGGGCTAAAATCCTACTGACATTAGTACTAAAGGACGCTTCATGAACAAAGATGATTGAATtttttatgtacagtacttgtgttaactttaaaagaaaactcaTTGCACAAGGTAATAGAATTTTTTTTAGCTAGCTAATGCAACTAAACAACATGGGCGCAGAATCAGCTTTTCAACACTGTCATGAACAGCTACGCTTGCTTTTTAATAAGCATACCATTGAGAGCATGATTACATACAATGACTTGTTAATTGTATGGACgaataaataaactgatgttGAATGCGAGACAAACGCTTGCATTCAATAAGATGTGCCTTTCAAATGAGAaagaatgtttgtttgttttttttgcttgtggCAGGAGGAAGAATGGGACATAAGGATGGAgggaaaagataaaaataaagtcaatggaaggaaggaaaagggTGGAATTAGGATTAGGTAGAGGAGGGAAGGAATAAAGGACGGATGGAATGCAGAAAGGAGGGAAAGGATGAAAGAGGGGAGGGAAAAAGGTAGAAGGAAGGAAGGtaggaaaacaaaaaaggatGGAATGCAACGAGGAAAAAATGGATGacaaagatgaaagaaaagtttgaaggaaggaaggaaagagaggaagaaaaaaaaaagtaaggaagTAAAACCAGAGGAACACTTTGTGGAGTTCTCTTATCAGGAGAGGTCATTGAGTCGGCTGCCCTGTTCGATAACCGCCTTAGCAAACTGCTTGAAGACTCGGTCCATGTAGGTGCTCTGTCGAGGCCACAGGCCCTCCAGAAAACCAATATGGCCACCGTGACAGGTAATGAGCAGGGCCAGGTTGGGATTCTGCTTCACAGCCTCCACTGGAATGGCTGCAAACACAAAAAGTATTCAAGTTGTTTTTCCTCCTATTTTAGGCTTTTTCTTACGGATAAGTTCTCCATTCCTAAAGCTACTCTATTAGAGCTAcgattttatttttaactttacaAGAAATAATGTTTAGGACTCACCATGAGACGGGGAAAAGACATCATCGGCAGCATTCAGACACAGCATTGGCACCTGCACAGATTTCAGCCTGTGGACAGGACTGGCATCATGGTAGTAGTCATCATTGGTAGGGTATCCAAACATTATGGAGGTGAACCTCTCGTCAAACTCTCGAATGGtctttgcctgtgtgtgtgtgtgttggggagggGTGGAATACTGATTGAGTTTTGACTACTTTGTTTTAATTAGATTAACATTTATGGTCGCTGAAAATAATCCCTACCTTCATGACATGATCGATGTCGTAACACTTTTCAAGCACTGGCCTGTGTCTGGAAGGgagattaaaagtaaaagtgtcaCTGCCGCTGCTGTTAGGTTCAATGATGTGCATTTGTAAAAATGACCCTCAAAAATGGTGACAAGGTTGTAACAACAATGAGGAACATGTTAATACACATATTGGAATATGCTGTGGGTATAATAATTGCTACCAGTTTTTTTGTTACCACTTAACAAATTCACCAGGAACTGAAAAAAGCAAACCGTTGATTagcatataaaatataaatacataaacccAGTTATCTAAGCTCCCACAATGCTTAGCCTCCTGCGCTTGCAGTTGAGTTAGCGGCCGTGTTAATCCCGCTCTGGCCTCGGCTGACCTGTGCACAGAGGCTTGTAGGCAGCTGGTGAGGTAGGAGTTGAAGAGGAAACGGTCCAGGGGTTTTTCCAGTGAAGCGGTGCACTCGAATACATCCCAGCCTGCTGAGAAGACGACGACCCCTCTCAGGCAGGTTTCCCGGCCCTTGCGCCCCAAGTAGTTGGCCAGCATCATCCTGAATGTGGAGAGAGGGTGCGAGGGTTAGACAGACGGTGTAAAAAGAGAAGGATTGGGGGGGATGTTCCATTTCTGACAGATTAGCGCtgtatagtaaaaaaaaacaaaaaaacatcttcttTGGCAGGCTGCACTGAACAACTGCGATCATATTAAAGCACTGACGTATCCAAACCGACAAAAATATGCACTCCTTTTTTATTCATAAGAGATGCTAGATcattattttgagtcattttttaaagaaaaaatgctaaaataatctggctccagtttcttaaatgtgaattttttcTGGTTCCTtaagtcctctatgatagtaaactgaatatctttgggttgttgactgtttgtcgggacaaaaccagacattttcTATTGTATCTTAAGCTAGGTGAAacaatgattgacatttttcaccattttctggcattttataaaccaaacgactaattgactaatcaagatcgttagttgcagccctacatttaGCAAAGACCAATCATAAACCAGCTGGATTATTTAATGTGAGCGATCGCTGTGCTGTTTAATAATGTTTGATTCTGTTACGTCAGGCAATTTCTAagtattattgtttatatttttagtcCCAAGTTCAGCCACCACTGAGCCATCAACAAATGTGTATAGTTGCAAGTTCTGGGATTTGTTAGCAAGTATCTGCAAGTACAGAAATGTCCAGTCAGCTGGTAACGAGTGGCTTCATTACCCGCCCATGGATACTCCAGCAGCCATCATCGGAGCAGCTTCATAGGTCCTCTGGATGTGCTCGATAACAGTCTCCAGATCCTCTGTGTTAGCAGCACAGTACGTCCGTGGTGTCTGGTGGGACAATaatgcagtcttttttttttatctctgaacataaaaacattttagcaaacagttttttttttaaaataaagtctaAACTATAATGTATTGTGTCCATAATCATTAGGGGTaaaacacaatatgcaaattctTAGTCTTTCCACGTGGGACTACTTAAAAAATTAGATAGGAAAATTGTACAGTAGCCCAACTCCActtttgtataaaaatattacatCTATCTGACTACTTTCTGTGgtaaaagtgaataaaaactgATATTTGAAAATTAAGATACCAATGTAAAGTTGAAAAGAGACTAAATctaacataaaatggaaaaactagAGCTGTAAGAACTATGACTGCAAACTGACTATTTCATTAGGTTGCTGCATTTTCCTTTTGGATCCTAGTGGGAGAATattaagaaataaatatattaaatgataCACTTTTGTAAACACAGAACACaggtgtgacacacacacacacacacagacatgacgCATAGAGTATCTAAAGACAGACATGCACATGTAGACACAAAGAGCTCACAGATTATGTAACAGATACAATCTCCCTGGGCTAAATTCAGTGAGTGGCAGGcattaaattgtcattttgacAAATATGAAGCCAGATGCTACAAATGATTACATCAGGACATTTGTTATTTACAGTGAGAGCGGGCAAGAGGAAGATGTGGACTTATAGAATCCATCTCTGTTAGGTGGCAGATGTGCTGTTTTCAGCTCATGgtattttccatctttagggaaGATCAGTCACTGTTATCTGCTGTTGCCGCACATGCTCTGACAGTAAAGTGACTCTATGATATATAAGGTAAATCAAACATCTATAAAGCAAAGAAAGATATGTTTGGAGACAACATGAGTAACTATACTGCCctcaaaacaaacagtaattATGTAGTTGCTAATTTCTGTTATTATGACTATGATGAATTTTAGTTTTtcagaaaacaatataaatacagagcACCAAACTTGTGCTGGgtttgagctgctgctgtgtttgtctctgtgttgttgtattttgcaGAGTCATAGGTGTGAAGCTTCTCTCCAGACATCCATATGACTACAGAAACGTACCACTTTCCATCTTATCCTGACAAATGCTATGTTATTATAGTTTATCCAAGTATTTTTGGCTATGATAAGAACACTGTTCTAggattttttttggggggggtgggggaaaGGGACAAATCCCTTTCAGTTTTAAACAGCTTGTCAAGCAGCGCAGGCTACTTAACATTATAAAACGAACCAGCTCTAACTTGAGGGAGCCTATTTAACAAGTCCCATTTTTCAGGATGCTGTTGACTCTTCAGCTCTTCAAGGTCCTTCATTAAAATTCAAGCAGAAACTCAGGCAAAGTaaattcctgtttttcttttctcttacaGCTCCTCTAATAGGGCCTGCACAAAGTTTGGACTTTGTAATGAATCAGCATAATTCACTAATagaatattaaaagaaaatatatgttaaaaaaatagGGGAAACATTTGAATAAACTCCAACTTCTGTGCTGCGAAACTTCTCCGCAGCCAAGTGTAATGTAACAGGCTCTTTATGAGGTCTTGAAATAGGGGCACTAGCACTCAGGACAGTGTTTGAGGCAGGGGGCATCCTTCACACAGTGGGTCATTCTAAGGCTCTGGCCTATTTAAACAATGGACAATATTCACACTAACTGGCCACAGAGAAAACACTCACAGGAGCGTACAAATGCTTAATCATTTGCATAGAATATAGCACAATTCCTGATTgaaatgagggagaaaaaaaaccacCACCACTATTTGACAAAGTGCCAAGGATACAGTTCcaacttcttgttttttttttacaactgagCAAACTAAATATGACCTAGAATGCAAGTTTAAACCAAACTGAGTGACACTAGACGCTTTGCTTCAGTGTCACATTTTCAGCTGAGGCCAGAAGGGAACAGAATGCAACAAACGCAGCGGTGCAACACAAACCAGCCATTGATTCAGATTTACACCCACCGAGAAGGAACATTAGATTGATTGTGGGCAATCCTTGCTTCTAATGAAACACCATTTGTGCTTCGGATGAGATCTCTGTACAGTAGCGACGGTATGATTAGATCTGGGTAATACAGTCATATATAAAGAACGCGCCTCTGTTCCGAGATGTACagacagagagggtgagagatgCATAAAACACAGTGGGAGTACTTTTGCGCTATCAGAGCTCGGGGCCCATTTTGTTGGCTAAATATACCCGGGTGTGAGAGGACAGATTAAGCCAGGTGTCAGACCAGCACGTGCGCGGCGAGGTCATATTTCTGCGGATCggcattaaaacacagtatcTGCCTGCAACTTAATCCCCCGCTGTGCAACAACATTGTCGGTGCGGCGTCTGCTTAGGCTCCCTGTGGGCCCTGTGACACGTGTGCGACAGACATACTTTATACTGTCTGAAGCAGCGAAAAGCACACAGCCCTACTAGGGAGCTGTCATACTGACAAATGCCAGACCATAACTGTCCTCAACTGTCCTTAACACTACTTTTTATCCCGCGTACACGTCTGTCTCTCTGAATATGGAAACAACAAATGACTGGATGTTAAGATTCTTACCAGCAGCGTTTCACCGGAGACCCCTCTATTGTTGAATACCGCgcatctgaaacacacaaaacataacacTTTTCAGAAATTATTACATCCTCCTAAATCATTCCTTTAATCACTTCATCCATCAGTAGTAAATGGAACAAATTCAAGCAGAACCGAAACGAGAACATTAATCAGCAGCAACTTTcacataattgattaatcatttgagtgACTGTTCAAGCGAAGAtagcaaacatttgctggtaCCAGCGTAAGAAATGTGAGtggttttctgcttttctctgatttacatctttgtaaagtgaatatctttggactggTTTTGGGGAAATTGTGATGGCATTTTTCATAATtatctgtcattttatagacaaaacaatcaagaaGATAATTTGGAGATAAATCAATGATGGAAATGATCAACAGCTGCAGCCCTAAATCCCTACATAAGAGTTCACTTTAGATCAAAAGTACACGTATGTGGCAGAGCATTTATAAGCTGTAGTGGGCATACACCTGTTTTTGTGTCACTACGACTTACTGACTTCCGTTAGCATGTTTATAGGAACACGGTGGCCCAAATTCCTTTATGTTccttgctttaaaaaaaaaaaaaaaactgaagtggGAATATGTTGAGATGCGCAGAGAGGCACAGCTGTGTGATGAGCATTCTGTTTGTACTGTAGAGCAAAGGCATCAGCATCCCTCTTCGCCCCACATCTCTCGCCAGTCATCTATTATCTGGTGGAGTCAGACCTGCTGTTTTTTATCGGTGTAACTCAGCAGCAGGGTGGGGCTAGATAGAGTGTTTGGGCAAGaggaaggggagagggagggagggggtgggggggtggagtgGTGGGGGGGTGGTTAAACACATACTGCAGCATAGACTGGGAAGCTGGTCTGGGCTTAGCTGCAAAGCTTGTACCAGGATAAGCTGTAATTCATTAAGCCATACAGAAAGGGGGTGAGGGGTGGAAGATGCTGAGTTTGCCGGTTCTCTTCCCATGCCTTCCCAAATCTGGGTGAAAGAATGAGTGCAGCGAACACAGAAAGGGCCTAttggagagggagaaaaggtggagagagagagagaaaaaaacaaaaaactgccTCTCTCTGCAACTCTCCAAGCTTGTGCTACGTTTGGCTATTTACAAAAGCAGCTCTTGACACAGAGCTAAGCTGCCCAATTTATTTGTGCACTTCACCTGAAATAACCCCGAGCTCCTGTCACTCATGGGCCTGTTATATAAAAGTTCCaaaattgttaaaaacaaaagtggttttaaatctcattttaacATCGCTATGCCTGTTAAGTATTCTGACTTTGATTGGACAAAAAGTCTGTGTTCTAGATGAACGGCAAATTGCAACATAAGGCAAATTTTTGTGATTCACTGCCCCGAATGCGTGCACAGCGCTGGACTTCGGCCAGGGTATCCGGCCAAGACCACCCACCTATAGCCCAGATCCCGGCTCTGTTGGACCATGTGCAGGATGTAGGACTCTCGGCTGGTGCCGGTCAGACCGGggagaaggaggactgtgggcCTGGTGGCGGGGTCGGGATGAGAGAGGCTGTCGTCGTTGTCAAACCAATCCAAAGAGATCTGTCCTCCATCTGCTGCCTTAATAAGCTCACTGCAGAGACAAGCGGGACACGCAACGCGGCAATGAGGATCTTTATGACCGTTATCTTTTGCCTGTATCTCTATGCTATCTATCTTTCCCCttaaaacacatgcatacactaAAGCACATACACAGGATATGAAAAATAGTTGGAATTAACATCAAATTTGGATCTAAATGCATATCTGCTTTTAAATACACTCAATAAACGGTGACATGGcattattaaaaaatacttcTGCTTCAGTTGTCGGCACAATTAatactttgtgttcagttccAGGTagagtcatttatttattgtgtctATTCAGGAGAGGGAATTGGATCTGTGAGTAGCACACTCCCTGACAGCTGCCTCATTTCCCTTGCGATCATCTTGTCAGCGTGCTTTGCAACACACAGCGAGttaagaaaaggaggagggcACTGCACCAGTGCATTCTTATGGTCAATCAATTTCTGAGCTATACAACCCTAGCCTGACAGATGAGGTCATTCAGTCCCAGTGATAGTACATTTTAaaacctgcaacacacacacacacatacagcagtcAACCAACTTGGCCTGCCAGGGGTAAAGGCATCAGCATGGAATTACAGAACCGCTGTGAAATATGAACCTGAGGCTAGACTTTAAAGTCAGGGAGGGTCAATCTAGAGTGACCAGCACACAACGTGGGAGGGGACCTGGCACTAATCCCGCTCAACAAGATGAGTGGAATTTCAACCGGAAAAGCCTGCGACAAACAGGACGGTTTTCACGGTGTATGTCCTTGGGTCAACCTTGGGTAACTTCATTAAGGGGGGAGGTgcgggtggggtggggtggatGGGGGGGGGTGTCATGTCTTCCCCGCAGGAAATGTGATAATAACTTGAGCGAATGTCACCGTCACTCTTACCAGGTTTGATAACAGACAGCTGCACTAGGATGGATACAGTCCCTGTGCATTATGGGAATATCTATCtctttgacagaaaacacagcagacagtcaAAGCTAGAGGCAGCGTGTATGTCCTTGGGAGAAGCATCACAAATGATGGATctaagaagaagaaatgtaatTCCATAATTATTTTGAACTCTGAATGCTCCTAAATCCCAATAAATAGATACAGAAACGATTAACTTCCTGTTATAACCAATATTGATGACACACGCTGAATTTCTACTACTGTCTTATTCATTTTAAGTTGATTTTTCTATGTTATCAGAGAATAAATCAAAAGTACATTaacagaaattgtttttttttttctttcaatccAAGCTCAAACACCtggcacacaaacaaataaggacaatcacacacacacacatacatacaactAACCAAAAAGGATGTGCATGAACATTAGGGCATGTTTGAATAAATAACACacaaggaaaagaaaagtaaaactaataaataaGTTCTGAATGAGTAATAATGGAAATTAAGTCTCTCTTGATTAATTTTAATCTGCTTTATGTATGCAGGGGGCGAGGAATGCACTGCCAATTAATCTTCAACAGAATGTACACTATCAAGGAGCAGGCGAGGCGGCCCAGGCCAGCATCGTGGCACAAAAGGTCTCTTTCTCCTCAGAGCTTTTGAGTCTTGGCTAAAGGATAAGACTGGGATTTGTTTTCCAGTTGTGAAAGACAGAAATCAAGAAATAAGCAACGGCAGTTTCTCAGTGAGCTAATTCTTCTTATTCTTGAGTTTCTTAATAAAGCTTTGCACAATGGTCTTGGCAAGAAATGTGTAATGTTTTGTCTGGCATTCATTTGCTCTAAAATGATACGGGAATGATTTATGCACTTTACTCTACTATGTACATTATAAATGAACTCACATGCTTCACACTTACCTCtttgatcatttgtttttgtgagttcaaatacacacatgaacCAGATTGAGCACATCTGCTTAAACATATAAATCCTTAGTTTGGGGAGGAAAAAAACTTACTTCCTGTAGACGACCCCTGGTTTTGCTGTGACAAAGGGTCTGAGCAACGTCTGGATGCGGCTCTCCCAGCAC of Thunnus thynnus chromosome 12, fThuThy2.1, whole genome shotgun sequence contains these proteins:
- the abhd3 gene encoding phospholipase ABHD3 — protein: MISLDFNFNILTRDLSHYLENQVKVGLFGSGVGLSLVLGFSAAYTCYYLLSVAKKPQLISGGKKFYQFLREQCPVVSETYYPTFWCWESRIQTLLRPFVTAKPGVVYRNELIKAADGGQISLDWFDNDDSLSHPDPATRPTVLLLPGLTGTSRESYILHMVQQSRDLGYRCAVFNNRGVSGETLLTPRTYCAANTEDLETVIEHIQRTYEAAPMMAAGVSMGGMMLANYLGRKGRETCLRGVVVFSAGWDVFECTASLEKPLDRFLFNSYLTSCLQASVHRHRPVLEKCYDIDHVMKAKTIREFDERFTSIMFGYPTNDDYYHDASPVHRLKSVQVPMLCLNAADDVFSPSHAIPVEAVKQNPNLALLITCHGGHIGFLEGLWPRQSTYMDRVFKQFAKAVIEQGSRLNDLS